Part of the Plasmodium cynomolgi strain B DNA, scaffold: 0425, whole genome shotgun sequence genome, GCAGGTTCTTTATCAACTGAGTCCAATTCTTCTTCAGATACACTGGAATTACTTACATCAGAAGAAGGATTGTTAGATTGACTTGAAGTTAAGACATCAATTATTGTATTCCCATTAGCGGAATCATCAGGACTCTGTGAACCACCTACAGGTTGTAATTGTACAAGAGTATCTGTATTCTGTAAATGAATCTCTACTTCTCGAGGGATTGACTGTTCTAAAGGCGTTGACTCTCTTTCaacatttgtatttttatcaGGGGGTTTCTGTTCTTCATTATAATGCACTGGAGAGAGTGGATTAACTTTTGGCATTGGAgatttatgaatataattattagtCCCAAGGATATATATTGTTCGTgaaactttatttttttgatttggAAATTTATCACGAAGTAGTTTAACTGAAACACAAGtattatcataatttttatcatcatGTTTAGTTTCAAAAGATGCGTATCCACCATTTGAATTAACAACATTCTCCGCATTACCATGTTCAACTTTAGCAGTAAgtacaataaaattatcgTTTTCCTGCAAAACATATCCTTCAGAATCGTTATTTATATCTGAACAGTCATAAGAAATAGGGTCAGTATGATTACCTACAAAAAGAAGAGCGTCATTAAAATTAGTAAGATGTGGTTGAGAATGATCTTTGGTTTGTATTTTCGGTAACAGATGTAGCATTGAGATATAATGTTTGATCATTTATTGATTGCGGTGTTGCACCTGGAATATCTGATGGTACTGTGCTTCGAGATGATTCAGAAGTTCCATCTGCagttattcctttttctccaacATTTTGTGGAGTGTTATGCGACACTTTTCCAAGTTCTAAATTTTTGGTACGCAGGATTCATTTTCACAGTTGGGTTTCGATATTCTTTGTTCTTCCGTTTCAGTTGTTTCAATCCCATGTTTTCCATCCCCATCGCACGGTTcgtcttttttaatttccaatTTAGTGATTTTGTCTGGCTCTGATGTCCACTGCTTAGGACATTCAGAATATTTATTAGACtctaataataatttttctacatCCTCCGCAATATACGAATATGTGCTTTTGAAACGAACTTCATAACATACACCATAAATATTCTTTTGATGATCTAAatacttatttatttcttcacatttctGGGTGAATAAACTTCTATCCATTGGTTTATCTAATTCAGCAATTTTCTCATTAATGCCACGTTGAATATCATCATATACTTCTAAACAAGCTCCTCTATTAGAAGTTACGTTTCTTATAAAAGGCGTAAAATTTACACTAGACCTTTTTTGATCATTAATTAGAGTtatagcaattttttccttttcgttttaataaataatatagagaaattatttttatagataGATACGCCTGCATTGTAGTAATTTACCATTCTGTAAAATGATATTAAAttactacatttttttgggcATAAATAATGATATTAATAAATGACATAAAATTAACTCATTTTGACATATCAGTAAAG contains:
- a CDS encoding hypothetical protein (putative); translation: MVNYYNAGEKIAITLINDQKRSSVNFTPFIRNVTSNRGACLEVYDDIQRGINEKIAELDKPMDRSLFTQKCEEINKYLDHQKNIYGVCYEVRFKSTYSYIAEDVEKLLLESNKYSECPKQWTSEPDKITKLEIKKDEPCDGDGKHGIETTETEEQRISKPNCENESCVPKI